The Metabacillus schmidteae nucleotide sequence AGTAACAAGGTATTTATTAAAAAAACATGGTTCAGCTTTTATGGAATATCCAGCCGCAACAAAGAATCATCATGAGTTTGTATCAGGGTTAGCCTATCATGTTGTCTCCATGCTAGACTTGGCCAAGTCAATTGCCACTTTATATCCGAGTCTTGATACTGATTTGCTTTATGCCGGTGTGATTCTTCATGACTTAGGAAAAGTAATTGAATTGTCTGGACCAATTAGCACAACATATACGGTTGAAGGAAATTTATTAGGTCATATTTCAATCATGGTAAATGAAATTGCGAAAGCGGCAGAACATTTGCAAATTGAAGGGGAAGAAATTGTTGTTCTTCAGCATTTAGTTCTCAGTCATCATGGAAAGGCAGAATGGGGAAGTCCTAAGCCGCCAATGATCAAAGAAGCTGAAATTCTCCATTATATTGATAATCTGGACGCAAAAATGAACATGCTGGATCGTGCACTTGAACGTGTGAAGCCAGGTGAATATACAGAAAGAGTTTTTGCTTTAGATAATCGTTCATTTTATAAGCCATCTTTTCATAATTAATAAATCATTAGGCATAAAATAAGAACGGTCATCATATGCTCCTAGAAAAAGGCTTGTCTTTGTACAAGTTAAAGGGGGAAACCATATGGTGATATTACCTTGGTGGATTTATTTATGTATTATTGGAATTCTCATCAGTGGATATATGGCATTTAAAACATCCCGTCAGGATAAAATGATTGATGAGGATTTCATTGAAAAGGAAGGTCAAGTCTATCTTGATCGAATCGAGCAGGAGCGCCAAAAGAAAAAGGCGCTGCTTGAACAGCAACCACTGCAAGATGACCAGTCTGCTAGCTAAAAAAATAAGGCTCTCGCATTTTAACGAGAGCCTTATTTTTATTTTGGAACAGTTCCTTATTCCTTCGTTTCTTCAGCTTTAAATAGATCTTTTAAATCTTCGTCTTTCACATCAACATTTGAGTCTTTAATTGCCTTGTCTAAAGCACTTTGGATTGTATCAGGCTGTTGGACCTTTTGTTTGCGAACCTCTTCAGTCAGTGATTCTTTCATTTCTTCCAGTGGTTTTACTGTTTGTGTAACTTTGATGATATGATAACCAAATTCAGATTTCACAGGGGCACTTACTTCACCTTCTTTTAATTTAAAGGCAGCATCCTGGAATTCCTTAACCATAGCACCTTCACCAAACCATCCTAGTTCTCCACCGTTTTGAGCAGAACCTGGATCTTTTGAATATTCTTTTGCAAGGTCTTCAAATTTTTCTCCAGCATCAAGCTTTTCTTTTACTTCTTTAGCTGTTGCCTCGTCCTCAACAAGGATATGGCTAGCTTTAATTTGACCTTCTAATGATTCGTGATAAGCTTTAATATCCTCATCAGTGACTTCAACTTCAGCTTCTGCAGCTTTCTTTCTTAATAAATCTACTTTAACCATTTGTTTAACTACATCTTCACCTTGTGCTTGGATAACACTTTCAAATTGCGCACCGTATTGAGTTTTTAAATTGTCGAATTCTTTTTGCACTTCATCATCTGTTACTTCATATTTATCGCTAAGTACCTTTTCGTGAACAAGTTCTGTCAGAACATCTCCACCGAAACGTTCTTTCATGGCTTGATAAAATTCATCTT carries:
- the yhaM gene encoding 3'-5' exoribonuclease YhaM encodes the protein MGKGILHYDIGEQVEVHLLIKSSTKGVASNGKAFLTLILQDTSGEIEAKLWDASQEDEVMYGPQSIVKVLGDIHHYRGRNQLKIRKIRPKHDEEKIEISDLLETAPIAKDVMNDKITQYIFDMKNPNIQRVTRYLLKKHGSAFMEYPAATKNHHEFVSGLAYHVVSMLDLAKSIATLYPSLDTDLLYAGVILHDLGKVIELSGPISTTYTVEGNLLGHISIMVNEIAKAAEHLQIEGEEIVVLQHLVLSHHGKAEWGSPKPPMIKEAEILHYIDNLDAKMNMLDRALERVKPGEYTERVFALDNRSFYKPSFHN
- a CDS encoding sporulation YhaL family protein; protein product: MVILPWWIYLCIIGILISGYMAFKTSRQDKMIDEDFIEKEGQVYLDRIEQERQKKKALLEQQPLQDDQSAS
- a CDS encoding peptidylprolyl isomerase, translated to MKKLAIVLATATSLLALGACNNADSEVVVETKAGNITKDEFYQAMKERFGGDVLTELVHEKVLSDKYEVTDDEVQKEFDNLKTQYGAQFESVIQAQGEDVVKQMVKVDLLRKKAAEAEVEVTDEDIKAYHESLEGQIKASHILVEDEATAKEVKEKLDAGEKFEDLAKEYSKDPGSAQNGGELGWFGEGAMVKEFQDAAFKLKEGEVSAPVKSEFGYHIIKVTQTVKPLEEMKESLTEEVRKQKVQQPDTIQSALDKAIKDSNVDVKDEDLKDLFKAEETKE